The DNA segment GTCTCACACAAGTGACAGATGTGATGAGTTCACAGCTCCCCGTGCCGATTACAACATACGGGATTTTATCCTGAGGAATTCCAGCCTCTTGGAACACATAAGCTGCATAAAAATACAtctggggagagaagagaggagaaagcagTAAGGGAAAATGTCTGAAAATACATCCCATCATTTCTCCTGAAGGACCATACAGAGAAGGACTGATGTGCTGTCATACAGGCTATTTTGACAGCATCCCTCTGAGTCTTGCCGTAATGCACAGGCATACTTTGGGAGCTAAGCATCTGAGGTCTGAAAATCTCCACAGGCAGAGCAGACCACTATTCATTCTCCTGCAGCAGGAATGTTAAACCCAAGAGCTTGCACCCATGTCTCGCGATACAGCACTGCCACTGATTGCTGTGGCTGCCAGGCTGCTTACCGAGTCATTCCCACAGAGCTGCATGGCACTGCTCAGCACAACAATACTCATCAGCTGCCACCTCAAAGCTGGAGTTTGGAAGAGCTCCCAAGGGTTCTTTGCTCTCTGACCTTTAACAGCCGCCTGTTCAGCCAGCATCTCTTCCAGTTCTGCACTCAGGTCACTGTTGCCTCTGAGCTTCTGCAGGGCTGTAAGGACAAGGGAACCTCTTATCCCCTGAACTTTACCCGTGGTTTGCCTGCTCTGCAGGGTGAAGGACTGAGCAGCAAGTGACAGCTGCAGAAAGCTGTAGGACAGAGTCTGTGATCATGGTGTTACCTTCACAGAGATGGCCAGTTGTGGTGCAGCCACTTGAAGGATTTAGGAGAACAGGAGTGCAAATCCCTCACCATTGTTTGACAAGATAATATTTCCAATCAGTGCCATTTCAGCAGCCATGCTTCTGACTCATGTCATGAGTCTCATGATCTCATGTGACTTCCCTGGGAAATGCAGGCAATTAAGATGTTCTTGGCACACAGCACATATCTCCTGGAAACTAATTCCAGATGCTCTGTATATGGGGATTTGTATGCTACAAATCTAAGCAAATCCCTTAATATGAATTGGCTTCAGATTTGGTCATGAGCTCTTCAACCAGCATTTATTTCACTTCATAGTTAGAAAACATATTCACCATTGTGAACACAAGTCCCACCTTTTGACCCTACTACCATTGTAGCAAAACAGTCTTTTGTAGGAAGATGCCTTTCAGTTTTGtcaacagataaaaatatttaagattacAGAACGTTCTTTAGTTTGTAAGGAGGAATTGATCATATTTGGAACTTGATATGACACTTCCTACAAGTAAAAGTTGTAGCACCATTCTCAAAACACTGGGGCCCAAGTCTGTGCACAAAAGCAGGATGCAAAGAAGCATACATTCATCTGCGTTCAGAATTACTGTGGTTGTTCACACAAATACATACCCAACCCCACCTGGGCACTGTTTAAGGGTGCAGCAGTTTAATTACAATTACAAACATTGATGGCACCACATATTTTGTACAGACCAAATATGGTCCTCTGGTTTAGCAAAATATTATCCATGGCACTAGTGACATAGCCATGGTATTGGGCTTAAAGCTTTTATGTTCACCTAAGGACGCTGGCAGAATCACCAAACAGAATATTTGTGTTGGAAAGAAATCTACATTTCAATCTGTTTTGGACTGAATACACTGGACTGTATGTTAAGAATAAGCAATCAACCTTCTCACTGTTTATCTGCCCAGTCAGTAGATCTCACATGCTCAGTGAGAGGATAACAGTCATCCTAACTCACCAGAGATGCAGGATTCTTCATCTCCACAGTCAATCAAGAGGTATCTGGGACTTTCAGGGAACCAAGGCAGAGCTGTGAGCTGGATGAGGGCAGGCACCACATTGCTAGCTAAGAGGAATGGccagctctcctcccctcctAGTAGCTccctagagaaaaaaaaccccataatttatGCAAGTACATTTTACAACCTGGTGAAAGCCCATCATCCTCAGCTCTAAGTGggcactggaaaagaaataaaagagaggagtagtaaagggaaaaaaaaaagtgaaaaagaaaagaagaaaggtttAATAAGTATAACCTGGGCTTCTTGCTTTACATTACCTGAGTCCAACAATCTGCCCCAGCACCAACCCCAGGGCTGTAAACGATGCAGAGGTCAAGGTCACAACTCCTCTGAGCTTCTTTGGGGCACTTTCTGCCAGATACATGGGCTGAATGTTCATGCTTACACCTGGGCAAGGCAGACAAATGCTGACCTCAGTTTGTAGACAGAGGAGACGAGGACAAATGCAGTCAGTCACCTCTTGAAGTTGTCTGCTGGACTCTTCTGTTGCAGGCCATGTGATGTCTGATCTACCAGTGCTTATTATTCACCCAAACCTTAAATTTCACTCTTATTCATTATATAAGCTACTAAACATACATTTCCATACTTACAGGTAGTAGTGGATAATGAAACTGAAACCTGCCAGGACCTCAGTCCTATGGTCTTTTCAGCACCAAATCCAAGGTTATAAGAGATGCTTCCCTCTATTCCCTCATTTTGAGGGGAAGATCATATTTTAAATCACTTGTATCAATCATTATTTCCTTGGATGAACTTCTATAAAAGCTTTAATGTTGGTGTTCATGCTGGTTAGTCTGATAACATTCATACAAGCAAATAGGGACTGATTTTCAGCTCAGTTTCTCCCAGGGCTCCCCTCCCTGTGTGCAGAGTGCACACAGATCCTCACATGTGTAttacacaaaaaaaccctgcctgtgtatggtttaaaaaaaaagtccttagaagcaaaatataaaatctgTATATACAAATTCCTCATTCATATACATGTGTATGGTCAGACTAGAGGATTAATTGCTTTAATGTCTTGGATCATTCCTATTTAACTATCTTCTATTTCTAATTGATACTTGTTATCATGTTTGTCCTGTTATGTTTCTCATGTTGCCATACCTGCATTCACACCAGTAAAAAATCTGCTGAGCATAATCATTTCAAAAGATTTTGCCATTCGGCTGAATCCTGACAAGACTGCGGCTATGATCACAAAGACATTGTTCAGCAGCAGGGACATCTTCCTTCAGAGAGAAAAGACACAGTTGTGAGCATATGTGTGTCAGGTTTAGTTATCAGATAAAACTTTTCACAGGCAGATCCAACCTGTCATGCCTGGAAGCTCAAGGGGGGCTGCTCAGCTCCACCACAGAACATCCTGGTTACCCAAAGCCCTACGTGAGGTCTCTGTGTGCAGATGGCAGATCAGCAGTTTTGGTGTCTTGTTATTAAAACGGGAATCAGCATTAACAGGTGATCTGCATGGCTGATACAATTAGGGCCTCTCCAGCTACCAGCACGACCACAGGGTGTCCCTGCAGCGCTGGCTTTAGACTGCACTGAAGGCACCATGAGGTCCTCACCCAGATTCATGGCTCTTGTGCTCACACAGTTTCCCATTTGAATGGAGAGGAGTATTCCTTCAGTACGTAACTGCGTTTTGGTCTCAAAACGCTGATTTGTTGAAACAGGCATTTTTCATGTAATACTACGATCCTTATGAAACTTTTGTCAGAAAGTTTTCATGTGTCCCAGGAGGAATTTGTGtccaaaaccaggaaaaaaaagagagctctATTAACCCATAACAGCCAGTAATTGTCTCTAGTCCCAACTCACTGTCCTACCCGCTCTTCAGaagacagtctttttttttcctaatcatgATAGAATATGATTTTATTCCAAAGCAGTACAAGATGAAATCTCTAAACTTTTCACTGGATAAGAAAACCATATCCTTTCCAGATCTTCACAGCCATGAAACAAGTGAGCCATGGGAGACAGTCCGCCAGCCCCACCCCACACCATAACGGTGCCTGTTTCATCATATTAGAGGAGCAAACCAAAGTGATGGCACATAGAGGAAAATTTGGGGGTCAGGAGAGAGGGAGGCAATATCTAACTTCCCATTAGTTTATGCTAgtaacactgtttttttctgaagagaactGGGGATACAGCTGTGTAGGAAAGTTGGGTGAGGAGAGACACATATTTTTCGGAGACTcaagcacaggggaaaaaaaaaacctgtgaagatTTAGTAAATACCTCCTGAAATGTTTCAGTCAAAAGGGTGGATACAGACCCTGTGAGACATGAGGACCTGGGATGCAACAACTGCTCTTCGCAAGCACCCTCTGTTTTTCCAGTGTCATTCCTACCAATTCCCTGAGttcattctgaagaaaaatcctTGGTCTGTTCTGTCATTATTTCCTATTTAAAAGGATGGCAGAAAACTGGGCACAAAAATGATGGTGATTATGTAGTTGGTTACTGTGATACAGAGTTGAGTTGAAATCCTTGTGGCACTTCAGCTGGGTCAGAATATGATGAGAAGGTAATGTGGGGAAAAGAACTGTTCCCCATTGGGTTTTGAGACATGAACTACTGCCACATCAGGTAGTTTCTCCCTGCCAGCTCAGAATGTTAATGGCAGACTGATCTGTGatagaaaacatgttttcattatttttaactaCAGTGGGTATTGTGCTATAGGGCTCATCATTCCTCTTGGACTAATGGAAGCTGAAAAGCCTAAATTAAAATCCATCACCCTCTTACCTTCCCAGCATGATGGCCATGGGACCAGCAACAACAGCCCCAGTGAGTCCTCCCAGAGGGTACGCAGAGACAGTGAAAGACCACAGCAGCAGGATCATGTTGCTCTCGAGGGGCACGCCTGTGCGCTCCAGCCAGGTTTCGTTCATGAACATCTGGATGTACTGAGAGGGAAGGACAGTCCTGCATAACCATGATGTAGAGGTGAAGGACACTGAGAAATGTTAAGGCTTCCTTATTAATACATCTGTTTATCCTGTGTTCATGTCTCCAAACCTTTGGTTGAAAATGGCCTCCACTTCTTAGGTGTGTTTTTAACAGAGGGTTGAGTGTAAAACTGTAGCTGTCGAAAAGTTGTACTTGGTTTGTACCTGTATATAACTGTCTTGGATaattcaaaaatgtatttcatgggTCCAACTTTGAATTTAAGGGCAAAAGTCAAAAAAAGAGAATGCAGGTTGGAAAATTTTAGAATTAGATTTGCTAAAGCAGTTGAAACAAGACTTTTGAATGAATGCTTGTGACACTAGGTCCTGCTCAGGGGTGGCTCTTGACAACAAAGTCCTGTCACTCAGATGTGAATTATACAGAGGGAACAACACCTCCTTCCCTTCTCACCCTCAGTATTAGCAGACTGCATATTTTCAGTGGCAGGCCAGTTTGTAGCCAGACAGGACACTAAGGAAGTGTCTGTCTCAGGAGGAGGCTCTCAGACTAGCAGTACTTACTGAAGTTGGAGCATTGATGATAGAGATGTTGTAACCGTATTGGAAAGTGCCTCCAATCCCAGCAGCGCATATTGTCAGGATCAGGATCTTGCTCTGAAGCTGAAGAAGATGGATAGAAAATGGATGGCTTCCTTGCACAGAATAAAATGGCTCACATTTGTTCCATTCGTGCTTTGAGTGGTGTGAAGATTAGAATAGGCTATGAATGTTGTCATAAAATGGGAGGTCCCAAAGACAGAACACACACCTCCCCGATTTTAAAACTATCTCCCTCTACCGCAGAATAGTATTAATAATTCATTGCCATTCACTAAAAATTTGGGACTGCTTTGGGGAAAAGGCCTGCATGTGTCTTTGGTTTAATATTGAATGTGTATGCTTACAAAAAGTCAGAGCAAAACCAGTAAATACTGGTAGAGACTGGTATTATAGCTTCAATTAATTCAATTCATTACAAAAACATGTACTCACACGATGAATTATTCAAGAAGCATTGCCAATGTTTAATGACTTCCGCCTCGTTTCTAGCTAAGCTCTGTTGGATGGAGCTTCTCTGTGGTATGGGGGATTTTCTCATGGCCATTTATATCCAGTGCATTTCTGATTCATTGGCATGCTATTTCTTCTAGTTTTTCATGGTAATGACActcattttagtttaaaatagaGTGCCTTTCCTATGCTACTTCACATGTtgtacagaacagaaaatacctCTTTGCTGAACCTTCTCATTACACAGTTGTTCCCACATGTTCTTGTGTTTAGCAGTCTATAATTGTGTATTCAGCCAGAATATGTTCTACACCCTCAGTATTATGATATACATGAAATATGGGGCAGACAGTGAGTCCTATGCCATGTTCTGGTCCCTCTGAGGTCATTTCTTCGTCAGTATTGCCCATTGCTTATATTGCTGTCCAACACCACTGCTGTGTCTTCAGAAGCATGGGCAGGCGAATGGGGCTGCTTCATACAGCATCATGGGATCAGGGTGTTGGTATAAAAGTGAGGTCTCTTGACTTTTTGAAGGGTGTAGAACAAGCTGTCCTGGCTGACACAGTATGGCAACTGAGAGCTCACTGGCAGGCTTGCAAGCAAAACACATGCATATTTTCCCCTTGCAGCAGGATGCCCTGAATGTTATAGTATAAATGAGTGTCCCATATCAGAACAACACTGGGGCTAACTGTGGAGAAACAGAGACACTCTGTAGAAGCTTTCTAAACAGTTTTGTTGatctttcctcctctgtcatgTTTGTAAGCCTCAGGTCATTCTTGCCACTCTTGTCTGGACGCTTTCCTGTGTGACTGCTTTCAAATTGACCTGCAGCTTCTGTAGAGGAGTACAGCTGAGTGTCAGCAGCATCATGTCTCCATGTTCATCTCAGAATCAGTGAACATCCCTTCCTCACTGCAGCCACCCCACCCCATTGGTTGGTCTCTCTCTGTGTCACCCCTCCATCCTTTTCAGTTCACACCTATTTTGTAGCTGTGCCTTTGGTTTCCCCACCTGTATGTGAGATCCTGTGACTGACAAGCCATGCCCTGATGGTGTTCTTGGACTGGGAGCACTGTCCCATGTCTCAAGACCACTCTGAGCTTGCTGGGGGCCCCTGGCCTTTAGCCTGACACCTCCTGCACAATGTTCTGGGTGGCCCAGGGCCAGGTTGGCCTTTGCCAGAGTGGGACAGCTCTGCGGGTGACGCGAAGAGCCCATGCTCAGGCTTGGCTGTTTGCCAGTTAGTGCAGGGCACCTCAGGATAGATTGTGTTTTGCTACATGAATATGACCCCCCTGACCCTGAGAACAACTTAGATAACCCAGAGCTGGGAAGCTTTTTCTGCTCTACATGCTCATTTTGTTCTTACAGAGCCATCtactaaagaaaaggaaagttttgcCTAGTCTTGCAATAGTTCTAAAATCACAAATTCAAATAATCTTAGATTTTTCCATTCCTGAAAGCCTTTTCTTGTAAATAACTTCCATATCAGCCTGAGACAGGATGCTCTCTCAGGACAGAAATGAAGCCAGACTGTTCCAACCCTGTGGCAAGAAGAGACCAAGCTCTCTTCAGTTAGAAGCAGGTACATTTTGCTTACACTTTCCTTGGCTGCACCACTTCCCTGTCTTGTTACTGAGACCTGAGCTAAGGATTGTGCGCCTGAGATCTCTGTTCTTCCCAGTTATTTTAGTTCTTCAAGTGAGAGAGATTTCCTCTGCCTACAAtagcacatttctttttaatcacaatGCCTAGGAACGTAACACTCCTGCTCATTTTCCTGCTTTCATTATAGAGTACATGCCCTACCAGGTCCCATATCACAGAGTTCTTTTGTGGCCATGAGCTAAAGGAAAATTGTTTGCTTCTCCCTTCAAGAGCCACCAAACAGGTCTGTGGTCAGAGCTGAGTTGTATTTACAGGGTGACCTTCCCAAACCTTCCTTAACACCCGGCTTCTGCACTATTGTTCCAGCCACAGTGGTGGCGTGCAGCTGCCAGGAGAGCCATTAGTCCTCAGTTTTATCCCAAGAACTGTGATGAGTTGGACAGATAATTCTACAAGAACGTGATAGTACTTACACAGCCttataaaaattcaaattaaaaaaaagatctgtCAACAATAATAGTAAAATAGATGTTTTTTACCAGTCTCTGCAGCTTGTTCATCCTCTTTGGTAGATTTTCTTCTGTCTGCCAAAGCCTCTGGTACTCTCAGAAATTCTCTAAAGGATTATTTAAATCTCCAGCATAGGAATGTGTATTTAGTCACCCATTACATTAGGATAAGACACTTGACTTGGCAGGTGTTTTGCCAGCTGATTTACATTCTCAAAAAGGGGCTGCATGTTCATTAGCAAGACAGTTCAATTAATTTTGTTGAAAGTAGATGACAGTCTGGGAAATGAATCTGCAGGATTCAGAGCTGTCTAAATCCTCTTGAAGGCCAGTATAGTTTACAGCATAAATTCCCTCTCAAAGCGTCTGGCACAGTTGCTCAGTAGTGCTTGTCTGATTAAGTGTGATCAAAGCAGGAgtaaactacagatttttttctgactgtatttGTCCTGGAACCCAGTCTAAGATCTGAAAGACATACCAGACTATTTCCCTTGGTCCTGTCAGTGACAGGAAtgaacaaaccccaaaactttcaAATCCCTCTTTATGCCAAGCCCTTTCACTGTACTCCTGTCTAGATTCCTGGTGACATACAGGCAATCCAGCTGTTGCTGACAAGGGACTGATGCACAGAAGGCAGCAATCCTGTTCCCTCTCCATAGCCTGGCATAGAGCAAACAGCAACACTTACCGCATTCGATTGTGTCATCGAACAATCGCCTCTCGCTCATTTCACAGGATGCAGAGGGCTTTGCTTTTACATATGCCACTTTTTTTGCGTCTAAAATGCATAATACATAATTTGTATTACATTATATGCTATATTAAAGTGCATATTACATAATATGTAATATATCTACCTAATATATAGCATTGCAGGTAAACGTACTGCTGAGGTGGGCATGAGAAAACAGGCTGCTGGGG comes from the Strix uralensis isolate ZFMK-TIS-50842 chromosome 17, bStrUra1, whole genome shotgun sequence genome and includes:
- the LOC141951102 gene encoding solute carrier family 2, facilitated glucose transporter member 11-like, whose product is MNKLQRLLQSKILILTICAAGIGGTFQYGYNISIINAPTSYIQMFMNETWLERTGVPLESNMILLLWSFTVSAYPLGGLTGAVVAGPMAIMLGRKMSLLLNNVFVIIAAVLSGFSRMAKSFEMIMLSRFFTGVNAGVSMNIQPMYLAESAPKKLRGVVTLTSASFTALGLVLGQIVGLRELLGGEESWPFLLASNVVPALIQLTALPWFPESPRYLLIDCGDEESCISALQKLRGNSDLSAELEEMLAEQAAVKGQRAKNPWELFQTPALRWQLMSIVVLSSAMQLCGNDSMYFYAAYVFQEAGIPQDKIPYVVIGTGSCELITSVTCNMIIDYAGRRPLLLGGYIFMAGWAIVFMVALSQQTQISWMPYLSMACIFAYILSFGIGPAGVTGVLPTEVFDQMSRPAAYMICGSLLWFNLFLVGTAFPFIVKSLAHFCYVPFLVVCICTALYVGFFLPETKGKSFLEISEEFKKRNFKAQTQAVFYKGPEEIKSTML